GCGAAACTCGCAATGGCGGGTTGGGAAAGTTGGCTTTGATTCTTGTGCCGCCATTCCGACGCAGTGAACGCGTTAAAATATGAGAAGTTGGTGCACGGGGACGTACAGCAGGGAACGAAGAAAAAGGTACACTGGAAAAGTGTCAGGAGAGAAGGCAGCTATCAGGATTTTATAGTGGAGGCGGGTGTGGCGACGGGTTTTCGATGATATATGTATTCTTGGGCGAGGACGGTTTGCTCTTTGGCCCAGTCCGGCTCGGTGACCGTTCGACGTTGCTGGGCATACAACCCGGCCAGTCGCAGAGGCCAGGAGCGGTTGGTAAAAGCTCGCGGCATAAGTCTCTGTGGCCTGATTCCCCAAAACCCGAAAGCCGCAGTCTGTGCATGGCGCGATAGTTGGGGCAGCACGCCCTTGCCGGCCATAATGTCACTGCTGGCAGTCTGGTAGAGAGATTCGAGAGACTCCTGATGGTATCTCGGAGGAACTTTTTCACAAAACGGTATTGAAGCAGGACCCGGATTCGTAAATATGTTGGGTGTGTGTGAACTGGGTAGTTTTTGCATGAGCTCGGGATGACTTCGTCTCAGCATCGCCTCGCAGACTTCGTTTGTTCGTTTCCACATAGGTGAAACAGAGAGCAGGAAATCAGTGAGCTCGTAATCGAGAAACGGAAAAACAGAATCGATCTTAAGTGAAAGCAGGCCGTTAGGCTGGAGCGCAGTCTTGCGGCGGCTCCAATTGCTAAAAAAGAAAACCATATGGCGGTGGTCGAAATAGGGAAGATTTGTAAGCTGATTTTCAAGACGCGTTGAAAATGGAAGGGCATCTCTTTTTAGCCTGAAATGCGATTCCCACAGATTAGAGAAACGGGTTTCTATTGATCTTGCAAGCCAAGCCGGGTCATCCATATGATCGGCTTCAGCCTGATAAGTAAAGTGAGCATCGCAAAAAACATCGCCGCCGAGTCCGTCGAAATTCACTCCGCTGCCTGCCGGGATTTCTGAAATTAAGGGAAGAATCCAGGCATGGGAGTCGGTCTCAAAATCCAGCAGCATGCGAGTGTATCGCGTAATCTGGCCTTGATCCGATGGCGGTGGCAGGTTGATGCCGATATGCGGAACACCGTATTCATGGCAAAGGGCTCGCGCGATAGTTACATCGCACATCCAATTCCCGTTGTGATCGACAATCGGCGCAGTATAGGAAATTAAT
This portion of the Candidatus Zixiibacteriota bacterium genome encodes:
- a CDS encoding asparagine synthase-related protein gives rise to the protein MSRICGVINPSLSKEFVAAVLNKLIAPMVHSADFSQDACPLNGAGFARTFFSSHNFSTHSYANPEKTLLCLFSGYLRDFPKLREQVRYESSGQASVSTPADLFAYLLPRHGIQILANLSGSFVFALWDSTSQTLQLGSDRFGMAPLYFRHSGAQLLFASEIKALLAIELEASVNLAALEELCAFGSPLGEDTLYPSIHRLPVGSVMTFRNGQVTYERHWWFDKVFATRTITLPDFLDEAQRLLSTSIASLMQQVENPICLLSAGFDSRRILLELVKHSPKLISYTAPIVDHNGNWMCDVTIARALCHEYGVPHIGINLPPPSDQGQITRYTRMLLDFETDSHAWILPLISEIPAGSGVNFDGLGGDVFCDAHFTYQAEADHMDDPAWLARSIETRFSNLWESHFRLKRDALPFSTRLENQLTNLPYFDHRHMVFFFSNWSRRKTALQPNGLLSLKIDSVFPFLDYELTDFLLSVSPMWKRTNEVCEAMLRRSHPELMQKLPSSHTPNIFTNPGPASIPFCEKVPPRYHQESLESLYQTASSDIMAGKGVLPQLSRHAQTAAFGFWGIRPQRLMPRAFTNRSWPLRLAGLYAQQRRTVTEPDWAKEQTVLAQEYIYHRKPVATPASTIKS